A genomic stretch from Pieris napi chromosome 18, ilPieNapi1.2, whole genome shotgun sequence includes:
- the LOC125058868 gene encoding uncharacterized protein LOC125058868 — MPTYLGHKIQNEIIYILGNSPSHHRLECGSENDRSISPLHSGESDVDLSDDDPTYNQDPNLRQRSPSPAVISSNKPRKRKADKNKWMQNAQKIKRNLGQSYVAVHSKKLVPARSIKPPCGQNCTLKCADRINDARRLDIFNTFWALGDRQLQMMYILSNCTKITPKYKYTNAENPRNPNHAFYFSVDDEKIRVCKTLFINTLDISYKMIRTVHIESRNTGGFTKDDKRGKHKNHKTASDELIKDIINFINSIPRIESHHLRASTSREYIRSGKSIAELFRDFEVLQKNRSRPAGLTRFMKYLTQNLI; from the coding sequence ATGCCGACTTATCTTGGACATAAGAtccaaaatgaaataatttacatactcGGTAATTCACCAAGTCACCATAGATTGGAATGCGGCAGTGAAAATGATCGATCTATTTCGCCACTTCACTCTGGAGAAAGTGACGTAGACCTCAGTGATGACGATCCCACTTATAATCAAGATCCTAATCTTCGTCAACGTTCACCGAGCCCAGCAGTTATAAGTTCTAACAAACCAAGGAAACGTAAAGCAGATAAGAATAAATGGATGCAAAACGCgcaaaaaattaaacgaaaCTTGGGTCAAAGTTATGTAGCTGTACATTCGAAGAAATTGGTCCCTGCACGTAGTATTAAACCACCTTGTGGCCAAAACTGTACACTAAAATGCGCTGATCGAATAAATGATGCTAGGAGGTTGGATATCTTTAATACATTCTGGGCATTAGGAGATAGACAGTTACAAATGATGTATATTTTGTCTAATTGTACAAAGATTACACCTAAGTACAAGTATACCAATGCTGAGAACCCACGTAATCCAAACCACGCCTTCTATTTTTCAGTGGACGATGAAAAAATTAGGGTATGTAAaacgttatttattaatactctTGATATTTCATATAAGATGATTCGAACCGTGCATATTGAGAGCAGAAATACTGGAGGTTTCACAAAGGATGATAAACGCGGCAAACACAAAAATCATAAAACTGCAAGTGATGAGCTTATTAAGGACATCATCAACTTTATCAACTCCATACCTCGCATTGAATCGCACCACTTAAGAGCATCTACGTCTAGAGAGTACATCAGAAGTGGCAAAAGCATTGCAGAGCTCTTTAGAGATTTCGAAGTTTTGCAAAAGAACAGGTCTCGCCCTGCTGGACTCACacgttttatgaaatatttaacacaaaatttaatttag